One window of the Chitinophaga niabensis genome contains the following:
- the ung gene encoding uracil-DNA glycosylase has product MDVKIESSWKEALKDEFQKSYFEQIVMSLKHEKASGKTIYPPGNLIFNAFDKTPFDKVKVVILGQDPYHGPGQAHGLCFSVQKGVKPPPSLVNIYKEMNTDLGIPIADTGDLTPWAENGVLLLNAMLTVRAGEPASHSKIGWENFTDAVIKRLSDTKEGLVFLLWGKFAQDKQVLIDATRHYILKAAHPSPFSVDKGFYGCRHFSKTNEILVKQGKEPVNWQL; this is encoded by the coding sequence ATGGATGTAAAGATTGAAAGCAGTTGGAAAGAGGCACTTAAAGACGAATTCCAAAAATCCTATTTTGAGCAGATCGTCATGTCCCTCAAGCATGAAAAGGCCTCCGGAAAGACCATATACCCCCCCGGTAACCTGATCTTTAATGCGTTCGATAAAACACCCTTTGATAAGGTAAAGGTAGTGATATTAGGTCAGGATCCTTATCACGGCCCGGGCCAGGCCCATGGCCTTTGTTTCTCCGTACAGAAAGGCGTTAAACCACCGCCTTCCCTGGTTAATATCTACAAGGAAATGAATACGGACCTGGGCATTCCCATTGCCGATACCGGCGATCTCACGCCTTGGGCAGAAAACGGCGTCCTGTTGCTGAATGCCATGTTGACAGTGAGGGCAGGGGAGCCCGCTTCCCACAGTAAAATAGGTTGGGAGAATTTTACAGATGCCGTGATAAAAAGGCTCTCCGATACAAAAGAAGGCCTTGTTTTTCTGCTTTGGGGCAAATTTGCACAGGATAAACAGGTTTTGATAGACGCTACCAGGCATTATATCTTAAAAGCGGCCCATCCCTCACCATTTAGTGTAGATAAAGGTTTTTACGGATGCCGCCACTTTTCCAAAACAAATGAGATTCTTGTGAAGCAGGGAAAAGAACCGGTTAACTGGCAACTATAA